The Fimbriimonas ginsengisoli Gsoil 348 genome window below encodes:
- the greA gene encoding transcription elongation factor GreA: MSKEIQVTREGFNKLQKELEELKGPTRLGIADAIREAKAHGDLKENAAYHEAKLNQTRLESRIADLEKALQLAKIVERPEVAGSTAALGSVVKLYDIEFDEEITVTLVGSFEADPAKNLISMSSPLGESILGRAVGDEVSVDTPGGTNRYKILGVN; this comes from the coding sequence ATGTCCAAGGAGATCCAGGTCACTCGCGAAGGGTTCAACAAGCTCCAAAAGGAGCTCGAAGAGCTCAAAGGACCGACTCGGCTGGGAATTGCCGATGCGATCCGCGAGGCAAAAGCGCACGGCGACTTAAAGGAAAACGCCGCCTACCACGAGGCAAAGCTAAATCAGACCCGCTTAGAAAGCCGCATCGCAGACCTCGAGAAGGCGCTCCAACTGGCCAAGATCGTGGAGCGCCCGGAGGTCGCGGGGAGCACCGCGGCACTGGGATCGGTCGTCAAGCTTTACGATATCGAATTCGACGAGGAAATCACGGTGACGCTGGTTGGGTCGTTCGAAGCCGATCCGGCGAAGAATCTCATTTCGATGAGCTCGCCGCTGGGCGAGTCGATTTTAGGCCGGGCGGTGGGCGACGAAGTGTCGGTCGACACTCCCGGTGGTACGAACCGCTACAAGATCCTTGGAGTGAATTAA
- a CDS encoding alkaline phosphatase family protein, with the protein MAKRQLRTLVTLTAIGLLVLFAFASAMQRGVRVFLPSGWGLAPVGTQTPVGDMLAGGEASPNGKWIAFASVGQGVHKVFLLDRATGALVDTASIGKGWIGLGWSTDSATLYVSGGTASQIVRLNVGSGGKLEAREPIPVPGISANKGWLAGLAVDDKNAYIAVSASDKLLKIDLATNVVTGEAVFEDGDTPYQVRFARGGRLIVSLQGAAKVAEVDTDAMRVVRTIPTGRHPNDMLVSGERLFVACGNDDTVDVLDLHTGTREERILVRPWPDAPAGSTPHALAITPDGKRLYVANSDNNAVAVLNVERRGLTETLGFIPTAAYPCALATLADGKHLLIGSGKGFGTGPNDKTASINPDSGAGYPYIVTQLNGIIFNVDLSDPSRLRDMTKTVLNVSKYRPNMIDHPFQAPPAGSNPIPSRLGDRSPIKHVLYIIKENRTYDQVFGSLKKGGKPYGNGDPRLTLFGDDVAPNHAELARQYVLLDNLYASGEVSVDGHHWTNGAYVPDFMQRTWPQEYSGKGSPRLTASLAETPTGRIWDHVRRAGLSYRTYYYHTMDHSNTEWAAARAKGIRDSDSVDIFIREFKEFERAGTVPNFMVMALSEDHTTGTRPGKFTPKACVASNDIGIGKVVEAISSSSLWKEFAIFIIEDDAQNGADHVDSHRTVGLVVSPYTRNTGVDSTPYTTTSMLRTMELILGATPMTQYDAAATPMYRSFHSRPDLTPYRSRRPSIDITAKNPRAKEPPLLASIDFSEPDQLTAAQELALNDAIWHSVKGPTPYPGATRRFGR; encoded by the coding sequence ATGGCCAAACGACAACTCCGCACTCTCGTCACCCTGACCGCGATCGGCCTCCTAGTCCTTTTCGCTTTCGCGTCCGCCATGCAGCGTGGCGTGCGTGTCTTTCTTCCGAGCGGTTGGGGTCTTGCCCCGGTAGGCACTCAAACTCCGGTGGGCGACATGCTGGCCGGAGGAGAGGCGAGTCCGAACGGTAAGTGGATCGCGTTCGCTTCGGTCGGACAGGGAGTTCACAAGGTTTTTCTGTTGGACCGAGCGACCGGCGCGTTAGTAGACACCGCCTCGATTGGCAAGGGTTGGATTGGCCTGGGATGGTCCACCGACTCGGCAACGCTTTACGTGAGCGGGGGGACCGCATCGCAGATCGTGCGGCTAAACGTGGGATCCGGCGGCAAGCTCGAGGCGAGAGAGCCGATTCCGGTTCCGGGGATCTCCGCCAACAAGGGATGGCTCGCGGGTTTGGCGGTCGACGATAAGAACGCGTACATCGCGGTTTCCGCTTCAGACAAGTTGCTGAAGATCGATCTCGCCACGAATGTGGTCACCGGTGAGGCCGTTTTCGAAGACGGCGACACTCCCTATCAAGTCCGTTTTGCCCGCGGAGGACGTCTCATCGTTTCGCTGCAAGGGGCAGCGAAGGTTGCGGAGGTCGATACCGACGCGATGCGGGTGGTGAGGACGATTCCCACCGGCCGCCACCCTAACGATATGCTCGTCTCCGGAGAGCGGCTTTTCGTGGCTTGCGGCAACGACGATACCGTCGATGTGTTAGACCTCCACACCGGCACCCGGGAAGAGCGAATCCTTGTCCGGCCGTGGCCCGACGCTCCCGCCGGGTCGACACCGCATGCACTGGCGATCACCCCGGACGGAAAGCGGCTTTATGTGGCCAATAGCGACAATAACGCGGTAGCGGTTCTGAACGTCGAGCGACGAGGGCTTACCGAGACGCTCGGATTTATTCCGACCGCCGCCTACCCTTGTGCCCTCGCCACTCTCGCCGATGGGAAGCACCTCCTGATCGGTTCCGGAAAAGGGTTTGGGACAGGCCCCAACGATAAGACAGCGTCGATCAATCCCGACTCGGGCGCGGGTTATCCGTACATCGTCACCCAGCTCAATGGAATCATCTTCAACGTGGATCTCTCCGATCCGAGCCGGCTACGGGATATGACCAAGACCGTCTTGAACGTCTCGAAGTATCGGCCGAACATGATCGACCATCCGTTCCAAGCTCCTCCCGCGGGTTCCAATCCGATCCCGAGCCGGTTGGGCGACCGGTCTCCGATCAAGCACGTTCTCTACATCATCAAGGAAAACCGAACTTACGACCAGGTGTTCGGCAGCCTTAAGAAGGGAGGCAAACCGTACGGGAACGGGGATCCTCGGCTGACGCTTTTCGGCGACGACGTCGCCCCGAATCATGCGGAGCTGGCTCGGCAATACGTGCTGCTCGACAATCTGTATGCGAGCGGGGAAGTCTCAGTTGACGGCCACCACTGGACGAACGGCGCGTACGTACCCGACTTTATGCAACGCACATGGCCTCAGGAGTACAGCGGAAAGGGAAGCCCGCGGCTAACCGCTTCGCTTGCGGAAACGCCGACCGGCCGGATCTGGGACCACGTGCGCCGCGCCGGTCTCAGCTACCGGACTTACTACTATCACACGATGGATCATTCGAATACGGAATGGGCGGCGGCCCGCGCGAAGGGGATCCGCGATTCGGATTCGGTCGACATCTTCATTCGGGAATTCAAAGAGTTCGAGCGGGCCGGCACGGTGCCTAACTTTATGGTGATGGCGCTCAGCGAAGACCACACGACCGGTACGCGTCCCGGCAAATTCACGCCGAAGGCTTGCGTCGCATCGAACGACATCGGGATCGGGAAGGTGGTCGAGGCGATCTCGAGTAGCTCGCTCTGGAAAGAATTCGCCATCTTCATCATCGAAGACGATGCGCAGAACGGCGCCGACCATGTGGATTCGCATCGCACCGTCGGCTTGGTCGTTTCGCCCTACACCCGCAACACCGGGGTCGACAGCACTCCGTACACCACCACCTCGATGCTTCGCACGATGGAGCTGATCTTGGGCGCCACTCCGATGACGCAGTACGACGCCGCCGCCACGCCAATGTACCGGTCGTTCCACTCTAGGCCCGACCTGACCCCGTATCGGTCGCGACGGCCCTCGATCGACATCACCGCCAAGAACCCGCGGGCCAAGGAGCCACCGTTGCTGGCGAGCATCGACTTCTCCGAGCCCGATCAACTGACCGCCGCCCAGGAGCTCGCTCTCAACGACGCGATTTGGCACAGCGTCAAGGGTCCGACGCCATATCCCGGCGCCACCCGGCGATTCGGTAGGTAG
- a CDS encoding NIPSNAP family protein: MAITCCIRYVIDPFKLDEFERYARRWGTIIPRCGGDLLGYFLPHEGTNNVALAMIGFESLAAYEAYRSRLKADPEGAENFRIAQESKFILSEERTFLRRAEST; encoded by the coding sequence ATGGCGATCACTTGCTGCATCCGGTACGTTATCGATCCGTTTAAACTGGACGAGTTTGAGCGATACGCGAGGAGATGGGGGACAATCATTCCGAGATGTGGGGGTGATTTGCTCGGGTACTTCTTGCCGCACGAGGGGACGAATAATGTGGCCCTGGCGATGATCGGGTTTGAGAGCCTCGCCGCCTACGAGGCTTACCGGTCTCGGTTGAAGGCCGACCCCGAAGGAGCCGAGAATTTCAGGATCGCCCAGGAGTCGAAGTTCATCCTCAGCGAAGAGCGGACCTTTCTGCGACGCGCGGAGTCGACATGA
- the upp gene encoding uracil phosphoribosyltransferase, with protein MPLQVLDHPLASHLLASLRDERTPPQEFRQLARRLTTLLVLQATYGIRTRIDRVTTPLCETEARVLDQGLAVVPVLRAGLGMLEPIVDLFPDVAVGYIGLERHEETAVARSYYSKVPQSVEGRFTLCVDPMLATGGSAAQAISLIKAHGASQITMVSIVSAPEGVEKLQQAHPDVAIVTAALDEKLNDRHYIVPGLGDFGDRLYGTP; from the coding sequence ATGCCGCTTCAGGTCCTCGACCATCCCCTCGCCAGCCATCTCCTCGCCTCGTTGCGCGACGAACGAACCCCGCCGCAAGAATTTCGGCAGCTCGCGCGGCGATTGACAACCCTTCTGGTGCTCCAGGCAACCTACGGCATCCGGACCCGGATCGATCGGGTCACCACGCCGCTCTGCGAGACGGAAGCGAGAGTGCTCGACCAAGGGCTAGCCGTCGTCCCCGTACTCCGCGCCGGACTAGGGATGCTCGAGCCGATCGTCGACCTGTTCCCCGACGTCGCCGTCGGCTACATCGGTCTGGAGCGCCACGAGGAGACGGCGGTGGCCCGAAGCTACTACAGCAAGGTCCCGCAATCGGTCGAAGGCCGGTTCACGCTGTGCGTCGATCCGATGCTCGCCACCGGTGGCTCCGCCGCCCAGGCGATTTCGCTCATTAAAGCCCATGGAGCAAGCCAAATCACCATGGTAAGCATCGTCTCCGCCCCCGAAGGAGTTGAGAAGCTGCAACAGGCGCATCCCGACGTGGCCATCGTCACCGCTGCCCTGGACGAGAAGCTAAACGACCGCCACTACATCGTCCCCGGCCTGGGCGATTTCGGCGACCGCCTCTACGGAACTCCTTAG
- a CDS encoding RNA polymerase sigma factor yields the protein MDLDTDVALVTRARDGDFGAFEQLFERHRSLVYRFAYQMTSRRDDAEDIVQEAFVRAYQNLHRYRDEAKFTTWLLRIVTNLCTDQARMSQRRTALEQQEAMGALDWMTIGDTEDPVQNLEAERRKKALRSALNALPVHHRSVIVLRDIEEREYPDIASILGCTVGGAKLRVLRARRALRDRIAPLLGEENK from the coding sequence ATGGATTTAGACACCGACGTCGCTCTGGTTACTCGAGCGAGAGATGGGGACTTTGGGGCGTTCGAACAGTTGTTCGAGCGGCACCGATCCCTGGTGTACCGTTTCGCCTACCAAATGACATCGCGGCGCGACGATGCGGAAGACATCGTCCAAGAGGCGTTCGTGCGCGCCTATCAAAATCTGCACCGCTATCGCGACGAAGCGAAGTTCACCACGTGGCTCTTGCGGATCGTGACGAACCTCTGCACCGACCAAGCCCGCATGTCGCAACGGCGCACCGCGCTGGAGCAGCAAGAGGCGATGGGCGCGCTCGATTGGATGACGATCGGCGATACCGAGGATCCGGTGCAGAACTTGGAGGCGGAGCGGCGTAAGAAAGCTCTACGGAGCGCACTGAACGCCCTTCCGGTCCATCACCGCTCCGTGATCGTCCTGCGCGACATCGAAGAGAGGGAGTATCCGGATATCGCATCGATTCTGGGATGCACGGTTGGGGGAGCAAAGTTGAGAGTGTTGCGCGCCAGACGCGCGCTGAGAGATCGAATCGCCCCACTTTTGGGCGAGGAAAACAAATGA
- a CDS encoding anti-sigma factor family protein, which translates to MNGKFEEKLARLAFGDMSSEESSQVEAQIGSDPAARRALAEFRDMREGLRGLAEVPDHQLSNERLRDAILARGLRPEAKREEPKGLGAGWIWMPVAALSLGFGLMMLRPRANSGEPQVVLSPSSVASRNLGFDSNPMGSASSTMVAKNETAPKISAAPVAVTKKPEPLKPIFASNRRRRYHSPHFTSDAIPLRVDGWKDNNKEDGPVALVGNTSAPSRVPAAATNKPADPASASTPIVLIDMNPDASTGAPTATEVGTASNVLIGG; encoded by the coding sequence ATGAACGGCAAGTTTGAAGAGAAGCTGGCGAGACTGGCATTCGGGGATATGAGCTCCGAGGAGTCGTCGCAGGTCGAGGCCCAGATCGGAAGCGACCCGGCGGCCCGACGCGCCCTCGCGGAGTTCCGCGATATGCGCGAAGGGCTGCGCGGCCTGGCGGAGGTTCCGGACCATCAGCTTTCCAACGAGCGGCTTCGCGACGCCATCCTTGCGCGTGGGCTTCGCCCCGAGGCGAAGCGAGAGGAGCCGAAAGGGCTTGGCGCGGGCTGGATCTGGATGCCGGTGGCGGCGCTGTCGCTCGGCTTCGGCCTCATGATGCTTCGGCCCCGGGCGAATTCGGGCGAGCCGCAGGTCGTGCTTTCCCCCAGCAGCGTCGCGAGCCGCAATCTCGGCTTCGACAGCAATCCGATGGGAAGTGCGTCGAGTACGATGGTGGCGAAGAACGAAACCGCCCCGAAGATTTCGGCGGCTCCGGTTGCGGTGACGAAGAAACCGGAACCGCTTAAGCCAATTTTTGCGTCGAATCGTCGGCGGCGGTATCACTCGCCCCACTTCACGTCGGACGCGATTCCGCTGAGGGTGGACGGGTGGAAGGACAACAATAAAGAGGACGGGCCCGTCGCGTTGGTGGGCAACACCTCGGCTCCGTCGCGAGTCCCCGCGGCGGCAACCAATAAGCCGGCGGACCCAGCGAGTGCTTCGACCCCGATCGTCTTGATCGACATGAACCCGGACGCCTCCACGGGCGCTCCTACCGCGACGGAGGTCGGTACAGCCAGTAATGTTCTTATCGGTGGTTAG
- a CDS encoding glycosyltransferase family 2 protein, whose translation MAQRVSVLVVSFNTIEKLRRCLQCIEPHHEVVVVDNASEDGSVEMVQREFPHVRLQVNAGNVGFGVANNQAAAIATGDLLLYLNSDAYAFPGAIDTLALACHDPAVVAAGGELQYLDGRLQESIAGRLTLAKVFLEQTWLDPLFRKLGLRIGYWRTTAVHEEWERTQAPVPVDQIMGACLMVRPNLESFDPRYFMYCEDTDLCLRLSRHGRLVYDAAAKFYHELGSSSAKDPAVGIMRYNWGKELFFRIHRGPLAEVICLLLDRGGALLRLLVWAAAFPLKPQQSRTAVGIWRRVLTAPRRSAAGSTHTPAPPRPADQSS comes from the coding sequence ATGGCCCAGCGGGTTAGCGTCCTCGTAGTCAGTTTTAATACCATCGAGAAGCTACGCCGCTGCCTCCAGTGCATCGAGCCGCATCACGAAGTCGTCGTCGTCGACAACGCTTCCGAAGATGGTTCGGTCGAGATGGTGCAACGTGAATTCCCCCATGTCCGCCTGCAAGTAAACGCGGGGAACGTCGGCTTTGGTGTCGCCAACAACCAAGCCGCCGCTATCGCTACCGGGGACCTGCTCCTTTACCTGAACAGCGACGCCTACGCTTTCCCAGGCGCTATCGACACGCTAGCACTTGCGTGTCACGATCCCGCCGTGGTGGCCGCCGGAGGTGAGCTGCAGTACTTGGACGGTCGCCTTCAAGAAAGTATCGCCGGCCGCCTGACCCTGGCCAAGGTGTTCTTGGAACAGACCTGGCTCGACCCCCTCTTCCGCAAGCTGGGTTTGCGAATCGGATATTGGCGGACGACGGCCGTGCACGAAGAATGGGAACGCACGCAGGCTCCGGTCCCCGTCGACCAAATCATGGGCGCTTGCCTGATGGTGCGGCCGAATCTCGAATCGTTCGACCCGCGCTATTTCATGTATTGCGAAGACACGGACCTATGCCTCCGCCTGAGCCGCCACGGACGCCTCGTCTATGACGCCGCCGCTAAGTTCTATCACGAGCTCGGCTCCAGCAGCGCCAAAGACCCCGCGGTTGGGATCATGCGCTACAACTGGGGCAAGGAGCTTTTCTTCCGCATCCATCGCGGGCCGCTCGCGGAGGTGATATGCCTACTCCTCGACCGTGGCGGCGCGCTGCTACGGCTGCTGGTTTGGGCCGCGGCGTTTCCCCTGAAGCCGCAACAATCCCGGACCGCCGTCGGAATCTGGCGGCGAGTCCTTACGGCGCCGCGTCGGTCGGCAGCGGGGTCGACTCATACTCCGGCACCACCTCGCCCGGCGGACCAATCTTCTTGA
- a CDS encoding PDZ domain-containing protein: MFLSVVSLGVALIRNDLQIGRLTGREQAIWRKMEPSIATLVDEDRPLGAAALISDSGLFVASRAAVRGESMTARLKSGRNVQMTVLARDGSTGLVLLQAAPWVAGQARPFVAPNAPEQPGVTLLAILGTGPIRAQCVSTRHYGVIGKARRFVPLTEFRFEAPAELIGAALVVCEDGEIVGSLNATLRRQENQTQQGLGQQAFVSQEKIPPVLRGLPGLAQQSTYGPGELTVAYTVGSEVVRQVINGFLSPDHKVNLPSLGLICKDNIGGGAIVEFVAPGSSADRAGIRVGDIIQDIAGQTIRDQVTFARVMLNQRVGAKIAIRTSRGNIVQIRDAVVGRAEDETLP, from the coding sequence ATGTTCTTATCGGTGGTTAGCCTCGGCGTCGCACTGATCCGTAACGATCTCCAGATCGGCCGTCTCACCGGAAGGGAGCAGGCGATTTGGCGAAAGATGGAGCCGTCGATCGCCACGCTGGTTGATGAAGACCGCCCGCTTGGCGCGGCAGCGCTTATCAGCGACTCCGGACTGTTTGTGGCCTCTCGGGCCGCCGTTCGCGGGGAGTCGATGACGGCGCGTCTGAAATCGGGTCGCAATGTTCAGATGACCGTGCTGGCGCGCGACGGCTCAACCGGCCTCGTGCTGCTACAAGCGGCGCCCTGGGTTGCCGGGCAGGCCCGGCCGTTCGTCGCCCCCAACGCCCCCGAGCAACCGGGCGTCACGCTGTTGGCTATCTTGGGAACTGGGCCGATCCGGGCGCAGTGCGTTTCGACGCGGCACTACGGGGTCATCGGTAAGGCTCGTCGGTTCGTGCCGCTCACGGAATTCCGCTTCGAGGCGCCGGCCGAATTGATCGGCGCGGCGTTGGTCGTGTGCGAGGACGGCGAGATCGTCGGCTCACTCAACGCGACGCTACGGCGGCAGGAGAACCAGACTCAACAGGGTTTGGGCCAACAAGCGTTTGTTTCTCAGGAAAAGATCCCACCGGTACTGCGCGGTTTGCCGGGCTTGGCTCAGCAGAGCACATATGGGCCGGGCGAGCTGACCGTCGCTTATACGGTTGGCAGCGAAGTGGTTCGGCAGGTCATCAACGGGTTTTTGTCGCCCGACCACAAGGTCAATCTTCCCTCGCTCGGGCTGATCTGTAAGGACAACATCGGCGGCGGGGCGATCGTGGAGTTTGTTGCTCCGGGTTCCTCGGCCGATCGGGCAGGAATCCGCGTCGGCGATATCATCCAGGACATTGCGGGGCAGACGATTCGCGACCAGGTCACCTTTGCCCGGGTCATGCTCAACCAGCGGGTGGGGGCAAAGATCGCGATCCGCACTTCGCGCGGCAACATCGTCCAGATCCGCGATGCGGTGGTGGGCCGAGCGGAAGACGAGACGCTTCCGTAG
- a CDS encoding ankyrin repeat domain-containing protein, whose translation MSKQLPPRPNLDHLREQAKSLLSEFRQGVPEASARFVEHLPGLKQNAVALHDAQSVVAREYGFPSWAKLIAHVEEVRAREGITPEIEAQFVAAAIDDMPDRVRRLIELYPSLPRFSAACALVSAEVDLVRHVDPGQTLGPGGMTPIEYVAYSRIHAVCPDRYAAQLECARDLLDRGADPNTYLRYRGEAKIPVLYGAAAESQHIDIVRLLLERGAEPNDGESIYHSAEKGRTDILELLGEHGAEFGPPSSHLCFLFYYREYYESAPANLRGATWLLEHGADPNVRCGDTSETPLHSACRYTNESTLIGLLLDHGADPAARDKFGNTPYQVAFASGNQAALRLLESRGIRQEPSRDHQFLAACASNDVPLIRKAVAEEPEIATRLSSEGDDLMRQFAETGRADGLRGLIAAGFRLDGKDGFTPLHFAALRGQTDAAKVLIASGAPLDIRDGEHHAAPIGWACFGSVHHRSPSSDHAGVVRQLIKAGSSVEDALEQMTNPDHSPDIVEAIRSSLPPS comes from the coding sequence ATGTCAAAACAGTTACCGCCCCGTCCGAACCTGGACCACCTTCGCGAGCAGGCGAAGTCTCTCCTCTCCGAGTTCCGTCAAGGCGTACCCGAAGCGTCCGCTCGCTTCGTCGAGCACCTACCCGGACTAAAACAAAACGCCGTAGCGCTTCACGACGCTCAGTCGGTCGTCGCCCGCGAGTATGGATTCCCGAGTTGGGCCAAGCTAATTGCCCACGTGGAAGAGGTTAGAGCGCGAGAGGGGATCACCCCGGAAATCGAGGCACAATTCGTCGCCGCCGCTATCGACGATATGCCGGATCGGGTTCGGCGTCTCATTGAGCTGTATCCCTCGCTTCCCCGATTCAGCGCAGCCTGCGCCCTGGTCTCTGCCGAGGTCGACCTGGTTCGCCATGTCGATCCTGGCCAGACGCTCGGCCCCGGCGGTATGACTCCGATCGAGTACGTCGCGTACTCCCGCATTCACGCCGTCTGCCCCGATCGATACGCGGCGCAATTGGAGTGCGCTCGCGATCTGCTAGATCGCGGCGCGGACCCAAACACCTACCTGCGGTACCGGGGAGAAGCAAAGATCCCCGTCCTCTATGGCGCGGCCGCAGAGTCGCAGCATATCGACATCGTCAGGCTCTTACTAGAGCGCGGCGCCGAGCCGAACGACGGCGAGTCGATCTACCACTCGGCCGAAAAGGGACGCACGGACATCTTGGAACTCCTGGGAGAACACGGCGCCGAGTTCGGCCCGCCGAGTTCTCACCTATGTTTTCTCTTCTACTACCGGGAGTACTACGAGAGCGCGCCCGCGAACCTACGTGGGGCAACCTGGCTTCTGGAGCACGGAGCCGATCCAAACGTTCGCTGTGGCGACACGAGCGAAACCCCTCTGCACAGCGCCTGCCGCTATACGAACGAGTCGACGCTGATCGGTTTGTTGCTCGACCACGGCGCCGACCCCGCCGCCCGGGACAAGTTCGGCAATACGCCCTACCAAGTTGCCTTCGCTTCCGGGAACCAAGCCGCCCTTCGGTTATTAGAGTCGCGGGGAATCCGGCAGGAGCCCTCTCGCGACCACCAGTTCCTGGCCGCGTGCGCGAGCAACGACGTGCCGCTGATCCGCAAGGCAGTGGCCGAGGAACCGGAAATCGCGACGCGGTTGAGTTCCGAAGGCGACGATCTGATGCGACAGTTTGCGGAAACCGGTCGAGCCGACGGGCTCAGAGGTTTGATCGCGGCAGGTTTCCGATTGGACGGCAAGGATGGGTTTACGCCCCTCCACTTCGCCGCCCTTCGGGGCCAGACCGACGCGGCAAAGGTCCTCATCGCCAGCGGCGCTCCGCTGGATATTCGAGACGGCGAGCACCACGCCGCTCCGATCGGGTGGGCTTGCTTCGGTTCGGTTCACCATCGGAGCCCCTCATCGGACCACGCCGGCGTCGTCAGGCAGCTTATCAAAGCCGGTTCGTCGGTGGAGGACGCCCTTGAGCAGATGACCAATCCCGACCATTCCCCCGACATTGTCGAGGCAATTCGCTCCTCGTTACCACCTAGTTAA
- a CDS encoding prepilin-type N-terminal cleavage/methylation domain-containing protein encodes MQSKLISPRSSGAFTLIELLVVIAIIAILAAILFPVFAQAKAAAKKINSLSNQKQIGVGIQLYAGDNDDILPETGWDGPCSRPTETHDGTSASVNDAFWSGVYAFPLAIQPYEKNLQIVADAADPDKGVWGKEGSFCYEAQLLAFGVPGAYSGIRSVPGAMTKVFPVSYAGNYFVARAYDVPRGTTTAKGRSMTEIASPANVFFSADVGSARLASGGSFAGWYIAPGYGNNGNGTGRWERGARHLGGRNWTFTDGHAKFAKDPAFTVNGATVPQRQVMWDYQQRGIYTFPETDSAGYCPKGAACSTLSGRTW; translated from the coding sequence ATGCAATCCAAACTAATTTCACCACGCTCGTCGGGCGCTTTCACGCTGATCGAGTTGTTGGTGGTCATCGCAATCATCGCTATTCTCGCCGCCATCCTTTTCCCAGTCTTCGCGCAGGCCAAGGCCGCGGCCAAGAAGATCAACTCGCTCTCGAACCAGAAGCAGATCGGGGTCGGGATCCAACTCTATGCCGGGGACAACGACGACATCCTCCCAGAAACCGGTTGGGATGGCCCCTGTTCGCGACCGACCGAGACTCACGACGGTACGTCCGCCTCCGTCAACGACGCTTTTTGGTCCGGAGTTTATGCATTCCCTCTCGCCATTCAGCCGTATGAAAAGAACCTCCAGATCGTAGCCGACGCGGCCGACCCCGACAAAGGGGTTTGGGGCAAGGAAGGATCGTTCTGCTACGAAGCGCAACTCCTTGCCTTCGGCGTTCCGGGCGCTTATTCCGGCATCCGTAGCGTCCCCGGCGCGATGACGAAGGTGTTCCCGGTTTCGTATGCCGGCAACTACTTCGTCGCCCGTGCATACGACGTTCCCCGCGGAACCACGACCGCGAAGGGTCGCTCGATGACGGAGATCGCCAGCCCGGCCAACGTGTTCTTCTCAGCGGACGTAGGTTCGGCCCGCCTCGCATCCGGCGGCAGCTTCGCCGGCTGGTACATCGCGCCGGGCTACGGCAACAACGGAAACGGCACCGGCCGATGGGAGCGCGGCGCTCGTCACCTCGGCGGCCGGAACTGGACCTTCACCGACGGCCACGCCAAGTTCGCGAAAGATCCGGCATTCACGGTCAACGGAGCAACGGTTCCTCAGCGACAGGTGATGTGGGATTACCAACAGCGCGGTATCTACACCTTCCCGGAAACCGACAGCGCCGGCTACTGCCCCAAAGGCGCTGCCTGCTCGACCCTGTCCGGCCGCACCTGGTAA
- a CDS encoding ArsR/SmtB family transcription factor codes for MTPNSLTTIASLLADPARAEMLLAMMDGRVHPASDLAAIAHVSPSTASHHLAALVEGGLVTVTQIGRCRYHGLAGPEIAELLESIGSLSPASLRAARPLAECRSCYDHLAGRFGIRLRKGLEAREFVRLEGDRFTVSPSGFEFFTEFGIDVAALKAKRRPLARACIDWTERVPHIGGSLGAALLSRLLDRGWVTRGDIPRSLTVTPVGEECLQSFGL; via the coding sequence ATGACGCCGAATTCTCTAACGACGATCGCTTCCCTCTTGGCCGATCCGGCGAGGGCGGAGATGCTCCTCGCAATGATGGATGGACGAGTGCATCCAGCTTCCGATCTCGCGGCGATCGCGCACGTTTCCCCCTCGACCGCCAGCCACCACCTGGCCGCTCTCGTGGAGGGAGGTCTCGTCACGGTGACCCAAATCGGGCGGTGCCGATACCACGGCCTGGCCGGACCTGAAATAGCGGAGTTACTGGAGTCGATCGGCTCCCTATCGCCAGCCTCGCTGAGGGCCGCTCGCCCGCTTGCCGAGTGCCGCTCTTGCTACGATCATCTCGCCGGCCGCTTTGGCATCCGTTTGCGGAAGGGACTCGAAGCGAGAGAGTTCGTCCGCTTAGAAGGAGACCGTTTCACCGTTTCCCCCTCTGGATTCGAGTTTTTTACCGAGTTCGGCATCGACGTCGCCGCGCTTAAGGCGAAGCGCCGCCCGCTGGCGCGGGCCTGCATCGACTGGACTGAACGAGTTCCGCATATCGGCGGCTCCCTCGGAGCCGCACTGCTAAGCCGGCTGCTAGACCGGGGCTGGGTCACGCGAGGAGATATCCCTCGCAGCCTAACCGTCACCCCAGTCGGCGAAGAGTGCCTGCAATCCTTTGGCCTCTAG